The Patescibacteria group bacterium genome includes a window with the following:
- the spoVE gene encoding stage V sporulation protein E, whose amino-acid sequence MVIKRIKNNFDWQFLVIVLILTFLGLVFIADASAPQALKFFGDRFYFVKQQVVWALFGFVFLLLFSNINYKIWSKLSVFIFAFSIFLLILVITPWFGFKALGASRRIVLGSFGFQPSELVKFSLVLYFAKLAESRKGFFAYILPLFIVCFLIMLQPDLGTTLVVAAIGTAQIFVAGVSAVKFLGLLILSSFLGFALIWFSDYRRDRLLTFLKQVTDPLGKSYHISQILISLGLGGFWGVGLGESRQKYLFLPEAATDSIFAIIAEEIGFVGSVVLIGLFLYLIYRGFKIAVLSSDIFAKMTAFGFTVWIASQAFLNLASMTSLTPLTGIPLPFISYGGSSLIMILMSAGIVLNISKYQNLDLSRMVGRKLIRKKNKK is encoded by the coding sequence ATGGTTATTAAAAGAATAAAAAATAATTTTGACTGGCAGTTTCTAGTTATTGTTTTAATATTGACTTTTTTAGGTTTAGTTTTTATTGCTGATGCTTCAGCTCCTCAAGCCTTGAAATTTTTTGGTGATAGATTTTATTTTGTTAAACAGCAGGTAGTTTGGGCTTTGTTTGGGTTTGTTTTTCTTTTGTTGTTTTCTAATATTAATTATAAGATTTGGTCAAAGCTTTCAGTTTTTATTTTTGCTTTTAGTATTTTTCTTTTGATTTTAGTGATTACACCCTGGTTTGGTTTTAAGGCATTAGGTGCCAGTAGGCGAATTGTCCTTGGCTCTTTTGGGTTTCAGCCTTCAGAGTTGGTAAAATTCAGTTTAGTGCTTTATTTTGCTAAGCTAGCAGAGTCAAGAAAAGGTTTTTTTGCTTATATATTGCCCTTATTTATTGTGTGTTTTTTGATAATGCTTCAGCCTGATTTGGGGACAACATTAGTAGTTGCTGCAATTGGTACGGCTCAAATATTTGTTGCTGGTGTGAGTGCTGTTAAATTTTTGGGTTTGTTAATCTTATCTTCTTTTTTGGGTTTTGCCTTAATTTGGTTTTCTGATTATCGTCGAGATCGTCTTCTGACTTTTTTAAAGCAAGTAACAGATCCTCTTGGAAAGTCTTATCATATCAGCCAAATTTTAATTTCTTTAGGTTTAGGAGGTTTTTGGGGAGTCGGATTGGGTGAATCAAGGCAAAAGTATCTCTTTTTACCTGAGGCAGCAACCGACTCTATTTTTGCAATAATAGCTGAAGAGATAGGGTTTGTTGGTAGCGTTGTTTTGATAGGTCTTTTTCTTTATTTAATCTATCGAGGTTTTAAGATTGCAGTCTTGTCTTCTGATATTTTTGCTAAGATGACAGCTTTTGGTTTTACGGTCTGGATAGCCTCTCAAGCTTTTCTCAATTTAGCCTCAATGACATCCTTAACACCTTTGACTGGTATTCCTTTACCGTTTATATCTTATGGGGGCTCATCTTTAATAATGATTTTAATGTCAGCAGGTATAGTTCTGAATATTTCTAAATATCAGAATTTGGATTTATCAAGAATGGTGGGTCGTAAATTAATTAGAAAGAAAAACAAAAAATGA
- the murG gene encoding UDP-N-acetylglucosamine--N-acetylmuramyl-(pentapeptide) pyrophosphoryl-undecaprenol N-acetylglucosamine transferase, whose amino-acid sequence MRKVLLTGGHAATTAIAVVEEIIRRYQNQPVEIYWIGVKNAFEGKDVPTLESVHFSKLGIKTHFILTGRLQRRFGLWTIPSLIKIPFGFLQSLLLLIKIRPDVIVSFGGFAAFPVVLMGKILGIPSILHEQTAAAGRANLFSAPFVKKIALARKESLKYFDSNKSVVVGNPVMTQIFEVYPKEKISSPPVIYITGGSRGSNAINENVLPILEELLQKFYLIHQTGLIDYPRLKRIRDKLPRNLQSRYEVYSVIDPMQVDGVYRRADIVIARAGANTVAEIMVVKRPSILIPIPFSYLDEQTKNALLAKDFGIAKILKQDNLSPQKLIEEIEDIYSNWETYVKRSLEKDSPDLKASSNFVDFIEKVCNE is encoded by the coding sequence ATGAGAAAAGTTCTTTTAACTGGTGGCCATGCAGCTACAACAGCTATAGCAGTTGTGGAGGAGATTATCAGGCGGTATCAAAACCAGCCGGTTGAGATTTATTGGATAGGGGTTAAGAATGCTTTTGAGGGTAAGGATGTACCAACTCTTGAGTCGGTGCATTTTTCAAAATTAGGGATAAAAACTCATTTTATTTTAACTGGCAGGTTGCAAAGGAGGTTTGGTCTTTGGACGATTCCTTCTTTAATTAAAATCCCCTTTGGTTTTTTGCAATCTCTTTTACTGCTGATCAAAATTAGACCAGATGTTATTGTATCTTTTGGTGGTTTTGCTGCATTTCCGGTGGTTTTGATGGGCAAGATTTTAGGAATCCCGTCTATTCTTCATGAACAGACAGCAGCAGCAGGCAGAGCTAATCTTTTTTCAGCTCCTTTTGTTAAGAAAATTGCTTTAGCAAGAAAGGAAAGTCTTAAATATTTTGATTCAAATAAATCTGTAGTAGTTGGTAATCCGGTGATGACACAAATTTTTGAAGTTTACCCAAAGGAGAAAATTTCGAGTCCACCAGTAATTTATATTACTGGTGGTTCTAGGGGTTCAAACGCCATTAATGAAAATGTTTTACCCATCTTAGAAGAGCTTTTACAAAAATTTTATCTTATACATCAAACGGGATTGATTGATTATCCTCGGCTTAAAAGGATTAGAGATAAACTTCCTAGAAATTTGCAGTCAAGGTATGAAGTTTATTCTGTTATTGATCCAATGCAGGTAGATGGTGTTTACAGAAGAGCTGACATAGTTATTGCTCGTGCTGGTGCAAATACAGTGGCTGAGATTATGGTTGTTAAAAGGCCCTCGATTCTTATTCCAATACCATTTTCCTATCTTGATGAGCAGACTAAAAATGCTCTTTTAGCCAAGGATTTTGGAATAGCGAAAATCTTAAAACAAGATAATCTTTCTCCTCAGAAGCTTATCGAGGAGATAGAAGATATTTATTCTAATTGGGAGACTTATGTAAAAAGAAGTCTAGAAAAGGATAGCCCTGATTTAAAAGCAAGTAGCAATTTTGTTGATTTTATAGAAAAAGTATGCAATGAGTAA
- the ftsA gene encoding cell division protein FtsA produces the protein MAKSRIISALDLGSSKITTIIAQVDFSQDIYESGIGVVGVSSVDSKGIRKGQIINIEEAVESIIESVESAERMAGYNLSSAYVALGGASISSQNSHGVVAISDADGEINDLDIERVIDAASAISLPVSREIIHVIPREFTVDGEGGVKDPIGMSGVRLEVDTHVITASTASVRNLKKAVEEAGVGISEIVFSGLAASEAVATNTEKELGCVVVDIGGGTTSICVFVDNALAYSGVIPIGAKNVTNDLAIGLRISLESAERIKLLLSSYEKKKDKTEEVSLTDNLDLSKENLEIKKVSRKTLVEGIIRPRLNEIFSMVRLELDKYGLLGKTPSGIIVTGGGAETVGIIESARRILSLPARIGVPTGVSGLVDDILSPAYAVPVGLIIYASKQGEEEGMPLTKLGKKIKLPVKGSFSKIIESIRNLLP, from the coding sequence ATGGCAAAGTCAAGAATAATTTCAGCTTTAGATTTGGGATCAAGCAAAATCACAACCATTATTGCTCAGGTAGATTTTTCTCAAGATATTTATGAAAGTGGCATTGGGGTGGTTGGGGTTTCATCAGTTGACTCTAAAGGTATAAGAAAGGGTCAAATTATAAATATCGAGGAGGCGGTAGAATCGATAATCGAAAGTGTTGAGTCAGCGGAAAGAATGGCTGGTTACAATTTAAGTTCTGCTTATGTGGCTTTAGGTGGCGCGAGTATTTCTTCTCAGAATTCTCATGGGGTGGTTGCTATTTCTGATGCTGATGGTGAGATAAACGATTTGGATATAGAGCGGGTTATTGATGCGGCTTCAGCTATTTCCTTACCTGTATCAAGGGAGATTATACATGTCATACCCAGAGAATTTACTGTTGACGGGGAAGGGGGGGTGAAAGATCCTATTGGGATGAGTGGGGTTAGGCTTGAAGTTGATACACATGTAATTACTGCCTCAACAGCTTCGGTTAGAAATCTCAAGAAAGCTGTTGAAGAAGCTGGGGTGGGAATATCAGAAATAGTTTTTAGTGGTTTGGCGGCATCAGAAGCAGTAGCTACAAATACAGAAAAAGAACTAGGTTGCGTTGTGGTGGATATAGGGGGAGGAACTACTTCAATATGTGTTTTTGTGGATAATGCTTTGGCTTATTCGGGGGTTATACCCATTGGGGCAAAGAATGTTACTAACGACTTAGCTATAGGTTTAAGAATTTCTCTTGAATCAGCTGAGAGGATAAAGTTGCTTCTTTCGTCTTATGAGAAGAAAAAAGACAAGACGGAAGAGGTGTCTTTAACAGATAACTTAGATTTGAGCAAAGAGAATCTTGAGATTAAGAAAGTTTCGAGGAAGACTTTAGTGGAAGGTATTATAAGACCGCGTCTTAATGAGATATTTAGTATGGTTAGGCTTGAGCTTGATAAATACGGTCTTTTAGGAAAGACTCCTTCAGGAATCATTGTTACTGGTGGAGGAGCAGAAACGGTGGGGATAATTGAAAGTGCTAGAAGAATTTTGTCATTACCAGCAAGGATTGGTGTTCCCACAGGGGTAAGTGGTCTGGTTGATGATATTCTGTCTCCTGCCTATGCCGTTCCTGTTGGGCTTATAATTTATGCTTCAAAACAGGGTGAAGAAGAGGGTATGCCATTGACAAAATTAGGTAAAAAAATTAAATTACCAGTAAAGGGATCTTTTAGCAAGATTATTGAATCAATTAGAAATCTTCTGCCCTAA
- a CDS encoding cell division protein FtsZ — translation MALVKPDEARIAKIKVVGVGGGGGNAVSSMAEENLIKGVEFIVVNTDAQVLLQNKAPTKIQIGEKLTKGLGVGGNPEIGRQAAEESIEKIKELLIDTDMVFVTAGMGGGTGTGASPIIARAAREAGALTVGVVTKPFAFEGTRRGVIAEEGIEKLRQEVDTLIVIPNQRLMDVIDKKMTLVEAFKLADSVLSQAVGGIADIITTPGLINVDFADVKTIMKDAGTALLGIGTGVGENRAQMAARAAISSPLLDLSIEGARGVLFNIAGGNDLTMFEVNEAAKIISQSADADANIIFGAVIKNDLNDQVKITVIATGFDETQSRLASFSKVGNETRVEGIISDTINKAGKSEAEDEEESREVVDTGDEDSDVFGQKFEIPAFLRKIH, via the coding sequence ATGGCTCTAGTTAAACCAGATGAAGCAAGAATAGCAAAGATAAAAGTAGTTGGAGTTGGTGGTGGTGGTGGCAATGCTGTATCTTCGATGGCAGAGGAAAATTTAATAAAAGGAGTTGAATTTATAGTTGTTAATACTGATGCTCAAGTTTTACTCCAAAATAAAGCTCCTACAAAAATTCAAATAGGTGAGAAATTGACCAAAGGCTTGGGAGTTGGGGGAAATCCTGAAATTGGAAGGCAAGCAGCTGAAGAGTCTATAGAGAAAATAAAAGAGCTTTTGATTGATACAGATATGGTTTTTGTAACTGCAGGTATGGGGGGAGGAACAGGAACAGGAGCTTCTCCAATTATTGCCAGGGCAGCTCGTGAAGCAGGAGCACTAACGGTAGGTGTAGTTACAAAGCCCTTTGCTTTTGAGGGAACAAGAAGAGGAGTGATTGCTGAAGAAGGGATAGAAAAGTTGCGTCAAGAGGTTGATACTTTGATTGTTATCCCCAACCAGCGTCTCATGGATGTTATTGATAAAAAGATGACTTTGGTTGAAGCATTCAAACTAGCCGATTCTGTTTTGTCTCAAGCTGTTGGAGGAATTGCTGATATTATTACTACACCAGGACTTATTAATGTCGATTTTGCTGATGTTAAAACGATTATGAAGGACGCGGGAACAGCACTTTTGGGAATTGGTACTGGAGTTGGGGAAAACAGAGCTCAGATGGCGGCTCGCGCAGCTATTTCTTCCCCACTTTTGGATCTTTCAATAGAAGGAGCAAGAGGGGTGCTTTTCAACATTGCGGGTGGCAATGATTTAACAATGTTTGAGGTTAATGAAGCAGCAAAAATTATTTCCCAATCGGCTGATGCAGATGCAAATATTATCTTTGGTGCAGTTATCAAGAACGACCTCAACGATCAGGTTAAAATTACTGTTATAGCCACTGGTTTTGATGAGACTCAATCAAGACTTGCCTCTTTCTCAAAAGTTGGCAATGAGACAAGGGTAGAAGGAATAATTAGTGATACTATCAACAAAGCAGGAAAATCCGAAGCTGAAGATGAAGAAGAGAGTAGAGAGGTTGTTGATACTGGCGATGAAGACTCAGATGTTTTTGGCCAGAAATTCGAAATACCAGCTTTCTTGAGGAAGATTCATTAG
- the ileS gene encoding isoleucine--tRNA ligase: MKNKFYFNPISPKVSFQEIERKMFDYWKENDVEKKYLKKNKNSNRYFSFLDGPITANNPMGVHHAWGRTYKDLWQRFKNMQGFKQRFQNGFDCQGLWVEVEVEKELGFKTKKDIEKYGVDKFVEKCKERVLKFAKIQTEQSKRLGYFMDWDNSYYTMSEENNYMIWYFLKVCHENGWIYKGNDSVPWCPRCETAISQHEILTEDYKELTHTSIVLKFPIVGRENEYLLVWTTTPWTIPANVAVAVDKDLEYAMIEDRGSYYWLAKDCVKRIFKEDRKPLKFVRGEKLLGLKYRTAFDDLPAVKEVSSHPNFHTVVATDDRIMPITVEEGTGLVHTAVSAGTEDYRLGQKINLPMIPVINDDASYKENLGFLAGLNAKKDPNIIFDYLDKREKEYGENWVFDKFEYKHRYPVCWRCKEELVWKVTDEWYIAMDRPTKVGKSKGLTLRQRLMKTAKKINWIPSFGLKREIDWLENMQDWLISKKNRYWGLALPIWECDKCGNFEVIGSKEELKERAVSGWEKFEGKTPHKPQIDFVKIRCSKCGTIISRIEPVGNPWLDAGIVSFSTISKDNKSKPLYLVDKKEWRKWFPSDFITESFPGQFKNWFYSLIAMSTVLEDENPTKTILGFATLLAEDGRPMHKSWGNFIEFNEGAEKIGVDVMRWIYVRQNVSENLLFGYKLADETRRRFHLKLWNIYNFFVTYANIDGWTPDENIKNTNLDILDRWILLRFKELLEKVTLSLEKYDASLASGLIEDFVDDLSNWYIRRSRQRVGPWAQDNLSKEAFYKTLYLIMKNLSKLLAPFTPFLSDEIYQNLTKELSVHLASWPDVDLSFLEDGEELITKMNYLRNCVEKVHSKRKELGIPIRQPLLKAEIGVADKSYEKLDRELLMIAEEELNIKELLFRFSKEEYIKLDTKITPQLEEEAKTRELIRKVQEERKKMNISFTQPSVIFSPWQPKNKSLLEAILKKTYSEKIINSDRFEVKTLNEK; this comes from the coding sequence ATGAAGAATAAATTTTATTTTAACCCCATAAGTCCGAAGGTTTCTTTTCAGGAGATAGAAAGGAAGATGTTTGATTATTGGAAAGAGAATGATGTTGAAAAAAAATATCTAAAGAAGAATAAAAATTCTAATAGGTATTTCTCCTTTTTAGATGGTCCGATTACTGCTAACAACCCAATGGGTGTTCATCATGCTTGGGGTAGAACTTATAAAGATCTTTGGCAAAGATTTAAAAACATGCAAGGCTTCAAACAAAGGTTTCAAAATGGATTTGATTGCCAGGGTTTGTGGGTTGAAGTGGAGGTTGAGAAAGAATTGGGTTTTAAGACGAAAAAAGATATAGAAAAATATGGGGTTGATAAATTCGTAGAAAAATGCAAGGAAAGAGTTCTCAAGTTTGCCAAGATTCAAACAGAACAATCCAAAAGGCTTGGTTATTTTATGGATTGGGACAATTCTTATTACACAATGAGCGAGGAAAATAACTATATGATTTGGTATTTCCTGAAGGTTTGTCATGAGAATGGATGGATATATAAAGGCAATGATTCGGTGCCTTGGTGTCCAAGATGCGAGACAGCTATATCACAGCATGAGATCTTGACTGAGGATTATAAAGAATTAACTCATACTTCCATTGTTTTGAAATTCCCCATTGTTGGTCGAGAAAATGAATATCTCTTGGTTTGGACTACTACTCCTTGGACTATTCCTGCTAATGTAGCAGTGGCCGTTGATAAGGATTTGGAATACGCAATGATAGAAGATAGAGGTAGTTATTATTGGTTGGCTAAGGATTGTGTAAAGAGAATTTTCAAGGAAGACAGAAAGCCTTTAAAATTTGTTCGCGGTGAAAAGCTTTTAGGGCTTAAATATAGAACTGCTTTTGATGATTTACCCGCAGTTAAAGAAGTTTCTTCTCACCCCAATTTTCATACGGTTGTGGCTACAGACGATAGAATAATGCCCATTACTGTTGAAGAGGGAACTGGACTTGTTCACACAGCAGTTAGCGCCGGAACAGAGGATTATAGATTGGGGCAGAAAATTAATTTACCGATGATACCTGTTATTAATGACGATGCAAGTTATAAAGAAAATTTAGGTTTCTTGGCAGGATTAAATGCCAAGAAAGATCCAAATATAATCTTTGACTACCTTGATAAAAGAGAGAAAGAATATGGGGAAAATTGGGTCTTTGATAAATTTGAATATAAGCATAGATATCCAGTTTGTTGGCGTTGCAAAGAAGAGCTAGTTTGGAAGGTGACCGATGAATGGTATATTGCTATGGATAGACCTACGAAGGTAGGGAAGAGCAAAGGCCTAACTTTAAGACAAAGATTGATGAAAACGGCTAAAAAGATAAATTGGATACCTTCTTTTGGACTTAAAAGAGAAATCGACTGGCTTGAAAATATGCAGGATTGGCTTATTAGCAAGAAAAATCGTTATTGGGGTTTAGCTTTGCCGATCTGGGAATGTGATAAATGTGGTAATTTTGAGGTTATTGGATCAAAGGAAGAGCTAAAAGAAAGAGCTGTTTCCGGCTGGGAGAAATTTGAGGGTAAGACACCACATAAACCTCAGATTGATTTTGTTAAGATAAGGTGCTCTAAATGTGGAACTATAATCTCCAGAATTGAGCCAGTTGGAAACCCATGGCTTGACGCTGGTATAGTCTCTTTCTCTACAATTAGTAAGGATAATAAATCTAAACCTTTGTACCTGGTTGATAAAAAGGAATGGAGAAAATGGTTTCCTTCAGATTTTATCACTGAGAGCTTCCCTGGTCAGTTTAAGAATTGGTTTTATTCACTTATTGCTATGAGCACGGTGTTGGAAGATGAAAATCCGACAAAGACTATCTTGGGTTTTGCCACTCTTTTGGCGGAAGATGGGAGGCCGATGCATAAATCTTGGGGAAACTTTATAGAGTTTAATGAGGGTGCTGAAAAAATAGGTGTTGATGTGATGCGTTGGATATATGTTCGTCAAAATGTTTCTGAAAACTTGCTTTTTGGTTACAAACTTGCCGATGAGACAAGAAGAAGATTTCATCTTAAACTTTGGAATATTTACAATTTCTTTGTTACTTATGCAAATATTGACGGATGGACACCTGATGAGAATATTAAAAATACAAATCTTGATATTTTAGATAGATGGATTTTGCTTCGTTTTAAAGAATTACTGGAAAAAGTGACTTTAAGTCTAGAAAAATATGATGCCAGTCTTGCTAGCGGTTTAATTGAGGATTTTGTTGATGATCTTTCTAATTGGTATATTCGCCGCAGTCGGCAAAGAGTAGGGCCTTGGGCTCAAGACAATCTGTCTAAAGAGGCGTTTTATAAAACTCTTTACTTAATTATGAAGAATTTATCTAAATTGCTTGCACCTTTTACTCCTTTCTTAAGTGATGAAATCTATCAGAATTTAACCAAAGAATTATCGGTACACTTAGCAAGTTGGCCTGATGTTGATTTATCTTTCTTGGAAGATGGCGAGGAGTTAATTACAAAAATGAATTATTTGAGGAATTGTGTTGAAAAGGTTCATAGCAAAAGGAAAGAATTGGGTATTCCAATTCGTCAACCTCTTTTGAAAGCAGAGATTGGGGTGGCTGATAAAAGTTATGAGAAATTGGATAGGGAACTTCTGATGATTGCGGAAGAAGAGCTTAATATAAAGGAGTTGTTGTTTAGATTTTCTAAAGAAGAATACATTAAATTGGATACTAAAATTACTCCTCAGTTAGAAGAAGAGGCAAAAACTAGAGAGTTGATAAGAAAAGTCCAAGAGGAGAGGAAGAAGATGAACATATCTTTTACTCAACCATCAGTAATTTTCTCTCCCTGGCAGCCTAAGAATAAAAGCTTGTTGGAAGCGATTCTTAAAAAAACTTATTCTGAAAAAATAATTAACAGCGATAGATTTGAGGTGAAAACTCTAAATGAAAAGTAG
- a CDS encoding cell wall shape-determining protein — protein sequence MKSSFLKDLDPVITISISLLVFLSVLTLNSIAPNLFPVYYFYILLGVILFFLFSRIDYEIISFFSPYIYWFSIFILFLVLLVGNVTRGAVRWIPLGSFTIQPAEIVRPFLIVFWSYYLTQKLTLNRLFKAIFLFLLPIFLIVIQPSLGVSILTAISFIGVFLSLPFDKKKLFFPMILMLIIIPFSYLFLAPYQKQRIQTFLNPSRDPFGAGYNSIQSMMAVGSGMIFGRGLGKGVQTQLQFLPERHTDFVFAAISEEMGFIGSFLVLALFLVVFIRLLNLMSKVKLASAFAFLSGLFVTLLVQVFVNVGMNMGLMPVTGITLPFVSSGGSSFLALMTAFGIVTSIYRKL from the coding sequence ATGAAAAGTAGTTTTTTGAAAGATCTTGATCCGGTTATTACAATTTCTATATCTTTATTGGTTTTTTTAAGTGTTTTAACTCTAAATTCTATTGCCCCCAATCTTTTTCCTGTTTATTATTTTTATATTCTTTTGGGAGTAATTTTGTTTTTTTTATTTTCTAGGATAGACTATGAAATAATTTCTTTTTTTTCCCCCTATATTTATTGGTTTTCTATTTTTATTTTGTTTTTGGTTCTTTTGGTGGGAAACGTAACAAGGGGAGCAGTGCGTTGGATACCTTTGGGCTCGTTTACTATTCAGCCAGCTGAGATCGTTAGACCGTTTCTAATAGTTTTTTGGTCTTATTATTTGACACAAAAATTGACTTTGAATAGGCTTTTTAAGGCTATTTTCCTTTTTTTACTTCCTATTTTTTTGATTGTAATACAGCCTTCATTGGGTGTATCAATTTTAACAGCCATTTCTTTTATAGGAGTGTTTTTATCTTTGCCCTTTGATAAAAAGAAATTGTTTTTTCCAATGATTTTGATGTTAATTATTATTCCATTTTCTTATTTATTTTTGGCTCCTTATCAAAAGCAGAGAATTCAGACATTTTTGAACCCTTCTAGAGATCCATTTGGAGCTGGTTATAACAGTATCCAATCTATGATGGCTGTTGGGTCGGGTATGATTTTTGGACGAGGTCTAGGCAAGGGTGTGCAGACGCAACTTCAATTTTTACCAGAGAGACACACAGATTTTGTTTTTGCAGCTATATCTGAAGAAATGGGTTTTATCGGATCTTTCTTGGTTTTAGCATTATTTCTTGTTGTTTTTATTAGACTGTTGAATTTGATGTCTAAGGTAAAGTTGGCTTCTGCTTTCGCTTTTTTGTCGGGCTTGTTTGTTACACTTTTAGTTCAGGTTTTTGTTAATGTTGGTATGAATATGGGATTGATGCCAGTTACAGGAATTACATTGCCTTTTGTTTCTTCAGGCGGCTCTTCGTTTCTGGCTTTAATGACAGCGTTTGGGATTGTTACAAGTATTTACAGGAAGTTGTGA
- the rplU gene encoding 50S ribosomal protein L21, whose protein sequence is MKRVVIRIKGRQYEVVEGEELLIDRTIEKKFEPEVLLVFDEDFVKVGKPLVDKAKVELEVLGELKGEKVEVLKYKAKSRYRRKYGFRPLFTKVLVKSIELS, encoded by the coding sequence ATGAAAAGAGTAGTAATTAGGATAAAAGGCAGACAATATGAAGTAGTTGAAGGGGAAGAGCTTTTGATTGATAGAACCATTGAAAAAAAATTTGAACCGGAAGTTCTTTTGGTTTTTGACGAGGATTTTGTTAAGGTAGGTAAACCTTTGGTTGATAAAGCAAAAGTTGAGCTAGAAGTGTTAGGGGAACTAAAAGGTGAAAAGGTTGAAGTTTTGAAGTATAAAGCCAAATCTCGTTATAGAAGGAAGTATGGCTTCAGGCCTTTGTTTACAAAAGTTTTGGTTAAGTCAATTGAATTGTCTTAA
- the rpmA gene encoding 50S ribosomal protein L27, whose translation MSKKKQGGKAAQHVRPEGKRLGIKVSDSQKVEAGSVLVRQRGTKIKAGKGVKVGRDHTLYAIESGRVKFRNVEGKKEVYITEA comes from the coding sequence ATGTCTAAGAAAAAACAAGGGGGTAAGGCAGCCCAACACGTAAGACCTGAGGGAAAAAGGTTGGGAATAAAAGTATCTGATAGCCAGAAAGTAGAAGCTGGTTCTGTTCTCGTTCGTCAGCGAGGGACGAAAATAAAAGCGGGGAAAGGAGTAAAAGTAGGTAGAGATCACACTTTGTACGCTATTGAATCAGGAAGGGTTAAGTTTAGGAATGTAGAAGGCAAAAAGGAGGTTTATATAACAGAAGCGTAG
- a CDS encoding ParB/RepB/Spo0J family partition protein, producing MAEEIVQLEVNEINPNPLQPRGAITPESLVDLVDSIKEHGVLEPLVVAKTPAGYQIIAGERRWRASKLAGLTHVPCIIRETTPKGMLEMALVENVQRVDLNPIDRAKGFERLMNEFGLTTSEVAIKVGKSVSYVSNSVRLLSLPDALKDGLLSGLITEGHARALAGIEDPELMIEAYKIVLKESASVRRAEDLARKMKHKLNQKPKPKTDLASLRIVSDEIDRMQEEMTQALKKLEKNERENSSQVKLVRSRRETRITFIFKGSLEETEERLQKIYKSVIS from the coding sequence ATGGCAGAGGAAATAGTACAGCTTGAGGTAAACGAAATTAATCCCAATCCGTTACAGCCTCGTGGTGCAATTACTCCAGAAAGCCTGGTTGACTTAGTTGATTCTATTAAAGAACATGGTGTTCTTGAGCCTTTAGTGGTTGCAAAAACACCAGCAGGATACCAGATTATTGCTGGGGAACGTCGTTGGAGAGCTTCAAAATTAGCAGGATTGACTCATGTTCCTTGTATAATTCGTGAAACTACCCCAAAAGGAATGCTTGAAATGGCTTTGGTTGAAAATGTTCAAAGGGTTGATTTGAATCCAATTGATCGAGCAAAGGGTTTTGAGAGATTGATGAATGAATTTGGATTAACAACCTCAGAAGTTGCTATAAAAGTTGGAAAGTCGGTTTCCTATGTCTCAAATAGCGTAAGACTTTTGAGCCTGCCGGATGCATTAAAAGATGGTCTTTTGTCTGGTTTGATTACTGAAGGTCATGCTAGAGCTTTGGCAGGTATCGAAGACCCTGAGCTCATGATTGAGGCATACAAGATTGTTTTGAAAGAATCAGCATCAGTTAGGAGGGCTGAAGATTTGGCCAGAAAGATGAAACACAAGTTGAATCAAAAGCCGAAGCCAAAGACTGATTTAGCTTCCCTAAGAATAGTTTCAGATGAAATAGACAGAATGCAGGAAGAAATGACACAAGCTTTAAAGAAGTTAGAAAAAAACGAAAGGGAAAATTCTTCTCAAGTAAAATTGGTTCGTTCTAGAAGGGAAACTAGGATTACTTTTATATTTAAAGGTAGCCTTGAAGAGACAGAAGAAAGACTTCAGAAAATTTATAAGAGTGTAATCTCTTAA
- a CDS encoding signal peptidase I: MENVKKLASFFSDLIQTIVFSISIFLFIYLLLFQPHKIKGDSMQPNFPDGEFLLTDKISYRFHPPQRGDVIVFKAPVNEEDDYIKRIIGLPGDTVSIKDGFVYINGQKLEETYLPAGLYTNGGIFLPNNKEVVVPDNYFFVMGDNRSYSSDSRAWGFVSKKNIIGKAWLVYWPPQKAGIVPKVNYNL, from the coding sequence ATGGAAAATGTTAAAAAACTAGCATCTTTCTTTTCTGACCTTATACAAACTATAGTTTTCTCTATTTCTATTTTTCTTTTTATATACCTTTTGCTATTTCAACCTCATAAGATCAAGGGTGATTCTATGCAGCCAAACTTTCCAGACGGAGAATTTTTGCTGACTGATAAAATAAGCTATCGTTTTCATCCACCCCAAAGAGGAGATGTCATAGTTTTTAAAGCACCAGTAAACGAAGAGGATGACTACATCAAAAGAATAATAGGCTTGCCAGGCGATACTGTTTCGATTAAAGATGGTTTTGTCTATATAAACGGTCAAAAGCTGGAAGAAACATATTTACCAGCTGGTCTTTACACCAATGGTGGAATTTTTCTCCCTAACAACAAAGAAGTAGTAGTACCAGATAATTATTTCTTTGTGATGGGAGATAATAGGTCATATTCGTCTGATTCAAGAGCATGGGGTTTTGTATCAAAGAAAAACATTATCGGAAAGGCTTGGTTAGTTTACTGGCCACCACAAAAAGCTGGAATTGTACCCAAAGTAAATTACAACTTATAA